One genomic region from Spirulina subsalsa PCC 9445 encodes:
- the sds gene encoding solanesyl diphosphate synthase gives MTSVTSLFSPVDHDLSILSANLKELVGAQHPILSAAAEHLFGAGGKRLRPAIVLLVSRGTMLNQDITPRHRRLAEITEMIHTASLVHDDVVDESEIRRNVATVNSLFGNRIAVLAGDFLFAQSSWYLANLDNLEVVKLLSEVIRDFAEGEIRQGLNRFDTSLSLEAYLEKSYFKTASLMANSAKAAGVLSGVSDAIANDLYNYGRHLGLSFQIVDDILDFTASSEVLGKPAASDLISGNLTAPALYAMEEAPYLATLIEREFSEEGDIEEAIALVNQGNSIERSRELAAYHSQQAVESLKNLKPSDCHQALIDLADYILTRMY, from the coding sequence ATGACCTCAGTAACATCTCTCTTTTCCCCGGTCGATCATGACCTCAGCATCCTATCGGCGAACTTGAAAGAATTAGTTGGCGCACAACACCCGATTCTCAGTGCCGCCGCCGAACATCTGTTTGGGGCGGGTGGCAAGCGGTTACGGCCAGCTATTGTGTTGTTAGTCTCCCGAGGTACTATGTTAAACCAGGACATTACGCCTCGTCACCGTCGTCTGGCGGAAATCACCGAAATGATTCACACGGCGAGTTTAGTCCATGATGATGTGGTGGATGAGTCAGAAATCCGCCGCAATGTGGCAACGGTGAATAGTTTGTTTGGCAATCGGATTGCCGTGTTGGCGGGTGATTTTTTGTTTGCGCAGTCTTCTTGGTATCTGGCGAATTTAGATAACTTAGAGGTGGTAAAACTGCTATCGGAGGTGATTCGGGATTTTGCGGAGGGGGAAATCCGCCAAGGTTTGAACCGCTTTGATACGAGTTTATCTCTTGAGGCTTATTTAGAAAAAAGCTATTTTAAAACGGCTTCCTTGATGGCGAATAGTGCTAAGGCGGCTGGGGTGTTAAGTGGGGTATCTGATGCGATCGCCAATGACCTGTACAATTATGGTCGTCACCTCGGGTTGTCCTTCCAGATTGTCGATGATATCTTAGACTTTACCGCCTCTAGTGAAGTGTTAGGGAAACCCGCCGCATCGGATTTGATCAGTGGGAACTTGACAGCACCCGCACTTTATGCTATGGAGGAAGCCCCCTATTTAGCCACCTTGATTGAACGGGAATTCAGCGAGGAGGGGGATATTGAAGAGGCGATCGCCTTAGTCAATCAAGGGAACAGCATTGAACGCTCTAGAGAACTGGCCGCCTACCATTCCCAGCAAGCGGTTGAAAGCCTTAAAAATCTCAAACCCTCCGACTGTCATCAAGCTTTGATTGATTTAGCGGACTACATTTTAACGCGAATGTACTAA
- a CDS encoding PPC domain-containing protein: MEKPSISSWSSSLLASLTACTLGLATVPVRAQQPMYRPIPIVSGQVVEDILSEQDIPTGDGGFSRDYRVRLESGDQVTIDLMSDEFDTIVILLSADGSTVGENDDGPDGTTNSLLFARIVEGGDYVVRVRAFGETGGGKFTLKVTRLRPVDD; encoded by the coding sequence ATGGAAAAACCCTCTATTTCCTCTTGGTCTTCAAGTTTACTGGCGAGTCTCACAGCTTGTACATTAGGACTGGCAACGGTTCCGGTACGAGCGCAACAGCCCATGTATCGACCCATTCCCATCGTTTCTGGTCAAGTGGTAGAGGACATCCTCTCAGAACAAGACATTCCAACAGGAGACGGAGGTTTTTCACGGGACTATCGCGTTCGTCTCGAAAGCGGCGATCAAGTGACCATTGATCTGATGTCTGATGAATTCGATACTATTGTGATCTTGTTATCGGCTGATGGTAGCACCGTCGGGGAAAATGATGATGGCCCCGACGGAACAACGAATTCTCTCCTGTTTGCGCGCATTGTGGAGGGAGGGGATTATGTGGTGAGAGTTCGCGCTTTTGGAGAAACAGGAGGGGGAAAATTTACACTAAAGGTGACGCGTTTACGTCCGGTGGATGATTAG
- a CDS encoding ABC transporter substrate-binding protein: MKTISRLILLVFSLVLALLPVACQGNNLPRQTVDPIRVGLILPLTGEFADSTGQDGLNGAQLAVRQINEAGGVEIKGKQRLVELVVEDDQDRPDVALSAVRKLAFQEQVVAIVGVPLSRIAIPVAEFAETIPLPLISSWSTHPKTTEGKRYIFRATVTDRFQGRAIAQFAYTQLQARTAAILYDVASEYNKGLAEFFKAEFQALGGQVVASETYTTDTNQDFTEQLKTIRQSNPAVLFLPNYSVDLAQQAPQIQALELSAALIGGDTWGSLSPITQQQLEGGFYSLDWTPQPRTEQGRQFFQAYEEKYQKPPKVHAALAYDAMGLLFAALSDQKQTDPEAIRQGLSQLEYEGVTGRMLFQGSGDPIKELTIFKLESGQPQIFQTIQPHVNRAHQNKTRTPIAMPSAFFKRS, translated from the coding sequence ATGAAAACAATCTCCCGTCTGATTCTACTGGTATTCAGTCTGGTGTTGGCGCTCCTGCCTGTTGCCTGTCAGGGGAATAATTTACCGCGACAGACCGTTGATCCCATCCGGGTGGGGTTAATCTTACCGTTGACGGGGGAATTTGCCGATAGTACGGGGCAGGATGGCTTAAATGGCGCTCAATTAGCCGTGAGGCAAATTAATGAGGCCGGAGGGGTAGAAATTAAGGGGAAACAGCGTCTGGTGGAATTAGTGGTGGAAGATGATCAAGATCGTCCTGATGTGGCGCTGTCGGCTGTGCGAAAATTGGCGTTTCAGGAACAAGTGGTGGCTATTGTGGGGGTGCCGTTGAGTCGGATTGCTATTCCGGTGGCGGAATTTGCGGAAACCATTCCTTTGCCGTTGATTAGTTCTTGGTCTACTCATCCGAAAACTACGGAGGGAAAACGCTATATTTTCCGGGCAACGGTGACGGATCGTTTTCAGGGGCGGGCGATCGCACAATTTGCCTATACCCAACTCCAAGCCCGCACCGCCGCCATTCTCTACGATGTGGCCAGTGAGTATAATAAGGGTCTGGCGGAGTTTTTCAAGGCGGAATTCCAAGCGTTGGGGGGGCAAGTGGTGGCCTCGGAAACCTATACCACCGACACCAATCAAGATTTTACCGAACAACTCAAAACTATTCGCCAGAGCAATCCAGCTGTTCTCTTTCTGCCCAACTATAGCGTCGATCTCGCCCAACAAGCGCCCCAAATCCAAGCCCTAGAACTCTCTGCGGCCTTGATTGGGGGGGATACTTGGGGCAGTTTGTCCCCCATCACCCAGCAACAATTAGAGGGGGGATTCTATAGTTTAGATTGGACTCCTCAGCCCCGCACGGAACAAGGGCGACAGTTTTTTCAGGCCTATGAGGAGAAATACCAAAAACCCCCTAAAGTTCATGCCGCTTTAGCCTATGATGCGATGGGGTTGCTTTTTGCTGCCTTGAGTGACCAAAAACAAACGGACCCCGAGGCCATTCGTCAGGGCTTAAGTCAACTGGAATATGAGGGAGTCACGGGGAGGATGTTATTCCAAGGCAGTGGTGATCCGATTAAAGAATTGACGATTTTTAAGCTAGAATCTGGTCAACCCCAGATATTTCAGACCATCCAGCCCCATGTTAACCGCGCCCACCAAAACAAAACCAGAACCCCCATAGCGATGCCATCGGCTTTTTTTAAGCGGAGTTGA
- a CDS encoding energy-coupling factor transporter transmembrane component T family protein, whose amino-acid sequence MDLLRSLPIGLYLEQPFTWLHQLDPRVKLAWLMSFLLTPVLASSEWRLSLVLILVLFTLSARIPLRAWRQQMGWLLLVGTMAFVITSVMNDGLAITYQARLPSVDIENIPDTPYQYILLELGNLRVTRRSFDLALRLSTIIFTLVYSTTLYLLTTAPEEITAGLEDIMQPLERFKLPVTEVALTLTLSLRFIPLVLEEVQNLARSIRTRAINWKKLGLRQSFKIWLIVAERLLENLLRRAEQIAIAMDVRGFTRPNEHRVQWHQLRLKKADGIAMGVLVLFWWARLTWGWMV is encoded by the coding sequence ATGGATTTATTGCGATCGCTTCCCATTGGACTCTATCTTGAACAACCTTTTACTTGGTTACACCAACTCGATCCGAGAGTCAAACTGGCCTGGCTCATGAGTTTTTTACTCACCCCGGTTTTAGCCAGTTCCGAGTGGCGTTTGAGTCTAGTCCTCATTTTAGTGCTATTCACCCTATCCGCCCGGATTCCCCTACGAGCTTGGCGGCAACAAATGGGCTGGTTATTATTAGTGGGGACAATGGCCTTTGTCATTACCTCTGTCATGAATGACGGGCTGGCCATTACTTATCAAGCCCGTTTACCCTCGGTGGACATTGAGAACATTCCCGACACCCCCTATCAATACATTTTGTTAGAGTTGGGCAATCTCCGAGTGACTCGCCGTTCCTTTGATTTAGCCCTGCGTCTGAGTACGATTATTTTCACCTTGGTCTATAGTACGACCTTATACTTGCTCACCACCGCCCCAGAAGAAATTACGGCCGGATTGGAGGATATTATGCAGCCTCTAGAACGGTTTAAACTCCCTGTCACAGAAGTTGCTCTCACCCTCACCCTCTCCCTACGGTTTATTCCCTTAGTGTTGGAAGAAGTGCAAAATTTAGCCCGTTCCATTCGTACCCGTGCGATTAATTGGAAAAAGTTAGGCCTGCGCCAAAGTTTTAAAATCTGGTTGATTGTCGCGGAACGATTGTTAGAAAATCTGCTGCGTCGGGCGGAACAAATTGCCATTGCGATGGATGTACGCGGCTTTACTCGCCCCAATGAACACCGCGTTCAATGGCATCAACTCCGCTTAAAAAAAGCCGATGGCATCGCTATGGGGGTTCTGGTTTTGTTTTGGTGGGCGCGGTTAACATGGGGCTGGATGGTCTGA
- a CDS encoding DUF1499 domain-containing protein has protein sequence MTNTQTARKVSPSRIFLIAALVFIIGWVAMRLVAPERPTLLAGSRPANLGVEAGQLAPCPPTPNCVNSQSNLPSQAIPPLTFQGNPDQALPQIENIVKKLDRTRIITSTDRYLYAQFSSHWMGFVDDVEFVLNPEQKWVDVRSASRLGESDLGVNRQRVEEIRAKFSPLEL, from the coding sequence ATGACTAATACTCAAACCGCCCGGAAAGTCTCCCCCAGTCGCATTTTCTTAATTGCCGCCCTCGTGTTCATTATCGGCTGGGTGGCCATGCGTCTCGTCGCCCCAGAACGCCCGACCCTCCTCGCAGGCAGTCGCCCGGCTAACTTAGGGGTAGAAGCCGGACAATTAGCCCCTTGCCCCCCCACCCCCAACTGTGTCAACAGTCAAAGCAACCTCCCCAGTCAGGCCATTCCCCCCCTCACCTTTCAAGGCAATCCCGACCAAGCATTACCACAAATAGAGAATATTGTCAAGAAACTAGACCGAACCCGTATTATTACCAGCACCGATCGTTATCTTTACGCCCAATTTAGTAGTCATTGGATGGGATTTGTGGATGATGTGGAATTTGTTCTCAATCCCGAGCAGAAATGGGTCGATGTGCGCTCGGCCTCCCGTTTAGGAGAATCAGATTTAGGAGTGAATCGCCAACGAGTAGAAGAAATACGCGCTAAATTCAGCCCCTTAGAACTTTAA
- a CDS encoding rhomboid family intramembrane serine protease, with amino-acid sequence MTLNQILLWTVFLSCFSLMIRTLYSNQHRGWSLVSGSILGVTSGLFYLAPNLAGIIGGSLWAVFLLVPLVGFAKVNKLIYQERYRDARRLAAYLRWLHPADGWLEQPVILEALEMGQQGKMAQALKNLHPYEKAETPIGRNATALLFLMRARWQELLQWIQHTIPESLLIQDPYLVTYYLRALGEMGDLNDLLWTIERYERHLRKQGQPIPLHLAWLFALAFCGQTEDVGCLLGSSLSTLSPKVKTFWRLTAQMATKPNHPVPSQLGQLRDDCPNTVLNHAIAWRSRHPLANPREVLTGASWEMLWRIKTEVRQEVRYGQPFLMTPRKAHATYILIALNCLVFSLEIHLGGSTNPLTLDRMGALIPSQVWAGEIWRLVTANFLHYGVLHLLTNLIGLYILGPFVELRLGFERYCITYFGAGIGAMAAFSAIALTFGDPEQRLVGASAAIMGILGAIVAILLQGWLREKSHIAAKRLCWFLVIIALQTTFDLYIPEVSFLAHALGLGFGFTIGTLLLPNR; translated from the coding sequence ATGACTCTCAATCAAATTCTACTCTGGACAGTGTTTCTTTCCTGTTTTTCCCTGATGATTCGCACCCTCTATTCCAATCAGCATAGAGGGTGGAGTCTGGTGTCAGGTTCAATTTTGGGTGTCACCAGTGGTCTATTCTACCTTGCCCCCAATTTAGCGGGAATTATTGGCGGGAGTTTGTGGGCTGTGTTTCTGCTGGTGCCTTTGGTGGGTTTTGCCAAAGTCAATAAACTGATTTATCAGGAAAGATACCGGGATGCGCGGCGCTTGGCGGCTTATTTACGCTGGCTGCACCCGGCCGATGGTTGGTTAGAACAGCCTGTGATCTTAGAAGCATTGGAAATGGGGCAACAGGGGAAAATGGCGCAGGCCCTGAAGAATTTGCACCCCTACGAGAAAGCAGAAACTCCTATCGGGCGCAATGCCACAGCGTTGTTATTCCTAATGAGAGCGCGCTGGCAGGAGTTACTCCAGTGGATTCAACACACCATTCCTGAAAGCCTGCTGATTCAAGATCCCTATCTTGTCACCTACTATTTACGGGCTTTGGGGGAAATGGGGGATCTCAATGATCTACTTTGGACTATAGAGCGCTATGAACGCCATTTGCGCAAACAGGGGCAACCCATTCCCTTACATTTGGCTTGGCTCTTTGCTTTGGCTTTTTGTGGGCAAACGGAGGATGTCGGCTGTCTCTTAGGGAGTTCTCTGTCTACTCTCTCACCAAAAGTGAAGACTTTTTGGCGGTTAACCGCTCAAATGGCCACAAAACCCAATCATCCCGTTCCGAGTCAACTGGGGCAATTGCGGGATGATTGCCCTAATACGGTGTTAAATCATGCGATCGCCTGGCGCAGTCGTCACCCCCTCGCCAATCCCCGAGAAGTCCTCACTGGAGCCTCTTGGGAAATGTTATGGCGCATTAAAACTGAAGTGCGGCAAGAAGTCCGTTATGGTCAACCGTTTCTGATGACTCCTCGTAAAGCCCACGCTACCTATATTTTAATTGCCCTCAATTGTCTAGTTTTTAGTCTCGAAATTCACTTAGGCGGCAGCACTAATCCCCTCACCCTAGACCGGATGGGGGCATTAATCCCGAGTCAAGTCTGGGCGGGGGAGATCTGGCGTTTAGTGACGGCTAACTTCTTGCACTACGGCGTTCTGCACTTACTCACGAATCTGATTGGGTTATATATTCTCGGTCCCTTTGTCGAATTACGTTTAGGGTTTGAACGGTACTGTATCACCTACTTTGGCGCAGGAATTGGGGCAATGGCGGCCTTTAGTGCGATCGCCCTCACCTTTGGAGATCCAGAACAGCGCCTCGTCGGAGCTTCGGCAGCCATTATGGGCATTTTGGGCGCCATTGTAGCGATTCTTCTCCAAGGTTGGCTACGAGAAAAAAGCCACATCGCCGCCAAGCGCCTTTGCTGGTTTTTGGTCATTATTGCCTTACAAACTACTTTTGACCTGTATATCCCCGAGGTGAGTTTTCTCGCCCATGCTTTAGGTTTAGGCTTTGGGTTTACAATTGGTACGCTATTGTTGCCCAATCGTTAG
- the kaiC gene encoding circadian clock protein KaiC, translating into MNQPNSSDHPSNSTSILGVRKIRTMIEGFDEISHGGMPIGRTTLVSGTSGTGKTLLAIQFLYNGIKHLGEAGVFVTFEESPSDIITNAYSFGWNLQELIDQGKLFILDASPDPEGQEVVGNFDLSALIERIQYAIRKYKAKRVSIDSVTAVFQQYEAASVVRREIFRLVARLKQIKVTSIMTTERIEEYGPVARFGVEEFVSDNVIILRNVLEGERRRRTIEILKLRGTTHMKGEYPFTITNDGINIFPLGAMRLTQRSSNVRASSGVKKLDEMCGGGFFKDSIILATGATGTGKTLLVSKFLQEGCRQGERAILFAYEESRAQLSRNASSWGVNFEEMEKKGLLKLLCSYPESAGLEDHLQIIKSEIEQFKPSRIAIDSLSALARGVTNNAFRQFVIGVTGYAKQEEITGFFTNTTDQFMGSNSITESHISTITDTIIMLQYVEIRGEMSRAINVFKMRGSWHDKGIREYTISSEGPDIRDSFRNYERIISGSPSRITVDEKTELSRIVRGVKDKTLGDE; encoded by the coding sequence ATGAATCAACCTAATTCGAGTGATCACCCTTCTAATAGCACATCCATTTTAGGAGTCCGTAAAATTCGGACCATGATCGAAGGGTTTGATGAAATTAGTCATGGGGGGATGCCAATTGGAAGAACAACCCTTGTGAGTGGAACGTCCGGCACAGGGAAAACCTTACTGGCTATCCAATTCCTCTACAACGGGATTAAACACCTTGGAGAAGCGGGAGTCTTCGTAACGTTTGAAGAATCTCCTTCGGATATTATCACGAATGCCTACAGTTTTGGCTGGAATTTACAAGAGTTAATTGATCAAGGAAAACTCTTCATCCTCGATGCTTCTCCTGACCCAGAAGGTCAAGAAGTTGTGGGGAACTTTGACCTTTCTGCTTTGATTGAGCGGATTCAATACGCTATTCGGAAATATAAAGCAAAACGGGTTTCCATTGACTCAGTAACGGCTGTTTTTCAACAGTATGAAGCAGCTTCTGTCGTGCGTCGTGAAATCTTCCGTTTAGTCGCCCGTTTAAAGCAAATTAAAGTCACCTCTATCATGACCACAGAACGGATTGAGGAATACGGTCCAGTGGCACGTTTTGGGGTCGAAGAATTTGTTTCGGATAATGTGATTATTCTGCGCAATGTATTAGAAGGTGAACGACGACGCAGAACCATAGAAATCCTCAAATTACGAGGTACAACCCACATGAAAGGAGAATATCCTTTCACCATCACCAATGATGGGATTAATATCTTCCCCCTAGGAGCAATGCGTTTGACTCAACGTTCTTCTAATGTCCGCGCTTCTTCGGGTGTGAAGAAACTCGATGAAATGTGTGGCGGTGGTTTCTTCAAAGATTCCATTATCTTAGCCACTGGAGCCACAGGTACCGGGAAAACGCTCCTCGTCAGCAAGTTTTTACAAGAAGGCTGTCGCCAAGGGGAACGGGCGATTTTATTTGCCTATGAAGAATCCCGCGCTCAACTCTCCCGAAATGCCAGTTCTTGGGGGGTCAATTTTGAGGAAATGGAAAAAAAAGGATTGTTAAAATTGCTCTGTTCCTATCCTGAATCGGCGGGTTTAGAAGACCACTTACAAATTATTAAATCAGAAATTGAGCAGTTTAAACCTTCTCGGATTGCCATTGACTCTCTCTCAGCTTTAGCACGTGGGGTGACGAACAATGCTTTCCGGCAATTTGTCATCGGGGTGACGGGCTACGCAAAACAGGAAGAAATTACGGGATTTTTTACCAATACTACGGATCAATTTATGGGGTCAAATTCGATTACTGAATCCCATATTTCTACTATTACCGATACGATTATTATGTTGCAGTATGTAGAAATTCGTGGTGAAATGTCTCGGGCGATTAATGTGTTTAAAATGCGCGGTTCTTGGCATGATAAGGGAATTCGGGAGTACACGATTAGTTCCGAAGGGCCAGATATTCGGGATTCTTTCCGCAATTATGAGCGGATTATTAGTGGTTCTCCAAGTCGGATTACGGTTGATGAGAAAACGGAGTTATCCCGTATTGTTCGAGGGGTGAAGGATAAAACTTTGGGGGATGAATGA
- the kaiB gene encoding circadian clock protein KaiB, with the protein MSASKKTYVLKLYVAGNTPNSARALKTLKNILEQDFQGVYALKVIDVLKNPQLAEEDKILATPTLSKVLPPPVRKIIGDLSDREKVLIGLDLLYEEITEA; encoded by the coding sequence ATGAGTGCGTCCAAAAAAACCTATGTTCTCAAGCTCTACGTCGCTGGCAATACCCCAAATTCAGCGCGAGCCTTGAAAACCTTAAAAAACATCTTAGAACAGGATTTTCAAGGAGTTTATGCTCTAAAAGTTATTGATGTACTGAAAAATCCACAACTTGCCGAAGAGGATAAAATCCTAGCCACGCCCACCTTATCAAAAGTATTGCCTCCCCCGGTGCGGAAAATTATCGGTGATTTATCCGATCGAGAAAAAGTGCTAATCGGTTTAGATTTATTATATGAAGAAATTACCGAAGCTTAA
- a CDS encoding circadian clock protein KaiA: MTHENAPLESDPSNLLNPKLCICLYAKTEGLAQSLQHFLNHERYNCYRFDQQAQFLEFVEHHKEQIDCLILQNIDGELAVLNHLFTQGTLLPVVIIEPRNSDNQNTSLLDTTGDDRISEHSTPGASPYLYHTGEVWLLATQVAQITNAIEQAIAKFLQLPPFVQLSPLTQTPTFAQTPTLSNPHHEQPCPNFLLLQQRRLAEKLKERLGYLGIYYKRNPQEFWRNLPPKDKQELLEELSVEYREIILNYFIPDYPLNQTIDQFVNRAFFADLSVSQILEIHMELMDRFSQQLKLEGRSEEILLDYRLALIDIIAHLCEMYRRSIPREDIPFEIFTSSE, from the coding sequence ATGACCCATGAAAACGCTCCTTTGGAGTCCGATCCCAGTAACCTCTTGAACCCTAAATTGTGTATTTGTCTCTATGCCAAGACCGAGGGACTCGCTCAGTCTTTGCAACATTTTTTGAATCATGAACGGTATAATTGCTATCGCTTTGATCAACAAGCTCAGTTTTTGGAGTTTGTCGAACACCATAAAGAACAGATCGACTGCCTGATTTTACAAAATATTGATGGGGAGTTAGCGGTCTTAAATCACTTGTTCACTCAAGGGACTCTTTTGCCTGTGGTGATTATTGAACCCAGAAACTCTGATAATCAGAATACCTCCCTCTTGGACACCACCGGAGATGATAGAATTTCTGAGCATTCCACCCCCGGAGCATCCCCCTACTTGTATCATACCGGAGAGGTTTGGTTATTGGCGACCCAAGTCGCACAGATTACCAACGCCATTGAACAGGCGATCGCTAAATTCCTCCAACTCCCCCCCTTTGTCCAACTCTCCCCCCTCACCCAAACCCCCACCTTCGCCCAAACCCCCACCCTCTCCAACCCCCACCATGAGCAACCCTGCCCAAACTTCCTCCTCCTCCAACAGCGACGACTCGCTGAAAAACTGAAAGAACGTCTAGGCTATCTCGGCATCTACTACAAACGAAACCCCCAAGAATTTTGGCGAAACCTCCCCCCCAAAGACAAGCAAGAACTCCTCGAAGAATTGAGCGTAGAATACCGTGAAATTATCCTCAACTACTTCATCCCAGACTATCCCCTCAATCAAACGATTGATCAGTTTGTCAACCGAGCCTTCTTTGCGGATTTATCTGTCTCACAAATTTTGGAAATTCACATGGAACTGATGGATCGATTCTCCCAACAACTCAAGCTAGAAGGACGCAGCGAAGAAATCCTCTTAGATTACCGTCTCGCACTCATTGACATCATCGCTCACCTCTGTGAAATGTATCGTCGTTCTATCCCCCGAGAAGATATTCCCTTTGAAATCTTCACGTCTAGTGAGTAA
- a CDS encoding ABC transporter substrate-binding protein, producing MNKWSKWLRLGVFALLGLGVSWLVSCSRPVATSGTEIEFWTMQLQPQFTAYFEGLIEDFEAENPGVKVRWVDVPWEAMESKILTSVAANTAPDVVNLNPKFASQLASREAWLNLDEQLSEDDQRLYLPKIWQASTLNGKTFGLPWYLTTQVTIYNRALLEAAGIENPPQTYEELATVARQVKDQTGKFTLFVTLIPEDSGAVLESLVKMGVTLVDESGKAAFNSPEGVAAFEYWVNLYREGLLPPEVLTRGHRYGIDLYQTGEAALVATGPQFLNAIATNAPDIAEVSGVAPEITGETGKKNVAVMNLTIPRTTRHPEEAVKFALFVTNSQNQLAFAQEAKVLPSTQEAVAEFIEVLESSSELSPQEEAVLVGAKQLQDAEVLIPAMDNLNVLQRAIYENLQAAMLGQKTIEQALADAAQQWDQDQS from the coding sequence ATGAACAAATGGTCGAAATGGTTGCGGTTGGGGGTTTTTGCTCTGTTAGGGCTTGGGGTGAGTTGGTTGGTGAGTTGTTCCCGTCCGGTGGCTACGTCGGGAACGGAGATTGAGTTCTGGACGATGCAACTCCAGCCCCAATTTACGGCCTATTTTGAGGGGTTGATTGAGGACTTTGAGGCGGAAAATCCGGGGGTTAAGGTGCGCTGGGTGGATGTGCCTTGGGAGGCGATGGAGAGTAAGATTTTAACCTCGGTGGCGGCGAATACGGCTCCGGATGTGGTGAATTTAAATCCTAAGTTTGCGTCCCAGTTGGCTAGTCGTGAGGCTTGGCTGAATTTGGATGAACAGCTTTCTGAGGATGACCAACGGCTTTATTTACCGAAGATTTGGCAGGCTAGCACTCTGAATGGGAAAACCTTTGGTCTGCCTTGGTATTTAACGACGCAGGTAACGATTTATAATCGGGCGCTGTTGGAGGCGGCGGGGATTGAAAATCCCCCCCAAACCTATGAGGAGTTGGCGACAGTGGCGCGTCAGGTGAAGGACCAAACGGGCAAGTTTACGCTGTTTGTGACCCTGATTCCGGAAGATTCGGGGGCGGTTTTGGAGTCTTTGGTCAAAATGGGGGTGACGTTAGTAGATGAGTCGGGGAAGGCGGCGTTTAATAGTCCTGAAGGGGTGGCAGCGTTTGAATATTGGGTCAATCTCTATCGGGAGGGATTATTACCGCCGGAAGTCTTGACAAGAGGACATCGTTATGGTATAGACCTGTATCAAACGGGGGAGGCGGCGTTAGTGGCGACGGGGCCGCAGTTTTTAAATGCGATCGCCACCAATGCGCCAGATATTGCTGAAGTCTCGGGAGTTGCGCCAGAAATTACCGGAGAAACGGGCAAGAAGAATGTGGCGGTGATGAATTTAACGATTCCCCGCACCACACGACACCCGGAAGAAGCGGTTAAGTTTGCCCTGTTTGTCACCAATAGTCAAAACCAGTTAGCTTTTGCCCAAGAGGCGAAGGTGTTGCCCTCTACTCAGGAAGCGGTGGCGGAGTTTATTGAGGTGCTGGAAAGTTCTAGTGAGTTATCACCCCAAGAGGAGGCGGTTTTAGTGGGGGCGAAACAGTTACAAGATGCTGAGGTATTAATCCCAGCGATGGACAATTTGAATGTGTTGCAAAGGGCAATTTATGAGAATTTACAGGCGGCGATGTTGGGGCAAAAAACTATAGAACAGGCGCTAGCAGATGCGGCTCAACAATGGGATCAAGACCAGAGTTGA